The genomic window TCCAATCCATCTATTTCAGGTTACCTATGTAACACCTAGGGTTTTTCACATAAGACAATTTGAAAACGGAACACTCTAATATATAGATTGAAGTTGTATAGAGAGAGTATAAATtccttttataattatttttaattattttattaatgttTAAAATGTAGGTCTTAGTTTTTTCAATCCCTCTTTCATcgcataaaaagaaaaatatgtaaaCTTATATCTTTACTATATAATTCAACTTTGAAAAAATACCTTGGCCTCCCAGTTAAATGGGGAATATCAAAGTACAAATTTTTGAAATGGATGGAGAAAAATGTTGTTGGGAAGACAAAAGACTAAAAAGTATGGATGAATATGGATCAGATTCAGTCTGCATCTCTGTGGTGTTATTCAAATCAGATCcaaaaattgagaaaaagagATCCGATCCGCAAGATTATCGAATCAAATCTGATCTGTACACTAATAAAATCCGGTTGTGAATTTTAGgtaaatctaaaaaaataaataaaaatataaataattagagAAACACCCAAAATAGTcattgacaattatctcgaaagacaaTGAGATCTTTGATAAANNNNNNNNNNNNNNNNNNNNNNNNNNNNNNNNNNNNNNNNNNNNNNNNNNNNNNNNNNNNNNNNNNNNNNNNGAGATATCCTCGTCATTTTGCTGTAATTGTGAGGGGCGAGTTGAGATTCACTCAAATAATTATAACCTAATCAGTCATAATCCCATTTTCCTTTCCCCTCCCAATCGGCGCTCCCCCTTACTGCCTTACTCGCTCTCTTCACGGTCACCGACCATTACTGCCCATCATCTGTGTTGTGTTGTTGGCGTCGTTGGAATCGTCGCTTACCTCACTGCCTCTCCTCAGTTGCCAGAATCGAAGCCCACTTCACTTCCTCTGCTCACTTCCCTGATTCTCCATCGCGTGTGTTCCTCGTTGGCACCATGTCGATTCTTATCTTCTCCGTTGCCTGTGTTCCTTGATGAAAGTCCAACCGGCGGAGACAGCGGCATCTCCCTCGCACCGGCGTCCCTGCCTTTCTCTCCCTCACGTCTCTCTCTCCCTCAAAACTCGGATAGAAGTCTAACCAAGAGCCCAGAAAGCACCGGAATCACCGGCGGCGACGACGACTCGGCTCTCCCTCTCACGTAGCTTTCTCTCTCGTAGCGCAACGCAGAGCCCAGAAAGCACCGGCGGCGACAAGGCGGCAAGGCGAAGGCGTCTCCCTCTTTCACAGCCCTCCCTCTCGTCCTTGGCTCTCTCTCCCTCACAGCTGCGAAGGCGGCAAGGCGCGCTCGTCTCTCCTCTCTCAGTTCTGCGGACGGCTGTGAGGTGCTCCTGTTCTCTGCCGGAAAGGTCCTTGTCTGGTAAgctatttgtttatttatcttaatttttcttttatttttctgtttgtgaGAGGGATGATTGATACTTTGATGATTCTGTTCTCTGTTTGGGGAGAGACATTTGATGATTCTCTTATTGTTATTGATTGTATGTTATAGATTTGCTGATTAATGTTATTGATTACTGATTTAAGTGATTATTGATTTAGATATTATGTTATTAATACAAGCGATagttaatgaatgttaaataagaaaGTTTGGGCTGTTTGAGTTGATTTTTTATTGTCTCAGCAAGTTGTACATCACTAAAGAAATTGGTCTCAAATCTTGTTTTGGCAAGcaattaattttgttaatttttaaatGCAAGACAAACAACAAGCTACAATAGCATAGACCAGGTTATGATGTGCTAGAACCAAAATGCTATGAAAAATAAAGAATTGCAACAAAAGTACAATAATACGTAGGAGTTCTAATTAGAAAAGTgaggagaaaaaaataaatatgaatttaacatctCATTTTTGAAGTTTAAACATTTCTGAAATTTAAACTAACAAGTTTCACAAAAGGCATCATTAGCTAAACTCCCTTCCCTTAGTCATCCTTCTTAAAAACATTCTTTTCTAGTGGACTCGCAGAAGGTGCTGACTTAATAGATATACAGTAATGTAACTTCATCTGTGATGATCCTAAGCCTTTTGTAGATCCTCATTCATTAAAAACTAGAGTGCTCTCCCACGTGATAACACAAAAACTCTTCAAATAAAGTCAAATATCTGCACGTTAGCACTCAGCAGAAGATGTGAAGAAAGCATATTCCTTTGCATTACCAGTGATGAGTTATAAAAATCAAGAGAACAAAACTCAAGCTTCTTGGACTAAGAAAGGTGACTTTGCCGCCTCAACATTATCATTGGCTTTGGAAGCAATGAAAAACTGTGGTTAACTTGCTACACAACCTCAGGTCAAATCTAGTAAAAGCTCCATCATGAAAATAGTGTAGAAATCTCCTCTTCCATTCACCTGCTATTATATCCTCTTGCTTTATCCTTGTTGGGTTTATTGATAGTATGGTGCTCTAGGAGAAAATTACAATATTATCTAATTTGGTGGACATGAATCATACCATACAAGCAAAGATGAAATTATATTGCACAATTGAGTGTTGACATCAAAATTGTATCATGTTTCGAGGTATTGTCTGTCAAACATTTGATGCACCACAAAGACCACCACTTTGCGTGATAGAGTTAGAAACAATGATTTTACTTGAATCAGCAGTATCTTCATTCCTGATTATCAATTTCAACTATATTGACTCCAGCTTCCTTTAACATATTTCCTCCCTCAGTTTAAATTGTAGTAGCATTAGGTTGCTTCATTTCTTGCATTCTTATTAGATCTGAGATTCTTCTAGCAGCAACGTAAATGATAGAAATCAGGAATGAATCTATAGGATGCTTTGTATAAATGTTGCTTAGCACATCTTTCACACATTCCCCCAATTTAACATCACCATAGACTCGGCACGCAGAAAGCAATGTACGGTATGCAGTTACGTTGCCCTTAATAGGCAAGCTTTCAAGTAGTTTGTGCGCTTCATGTAGCATCCCTGCTCGACCCAGAAGATCAACCAGAGATCCATAATATTCAACTCGTGGCGAAAAGCCATATCTGCAAACCATGCTCGTAAAAATTTCCATCCCCTTAATTACATATCTTTACCCTTCATCCTCTCAAATATGTCGGTAGCCTCGTCTAGAAAGCCACATTTGGCATATGCATCAACAGGTGCTGCTCCAAGAACTGCATCCAGCTCTAGTTTCTCCTCTTCATAAAACTAGTAACATATCGTACTACTTGCATAGATCCGGAAGCAGGGCAACCCGAAAGCAACCCAACTAAGGTAGAAGAATTAGGTTTAAGACCTTCAAGTTTCATTTGTTGCAGGAATTTCATTGCTTCTCCAAGCAGCCAATTTCTTGCATACTTGCCAATCAAGCAGTTCCACAAAATAACATCTTGTTGAGCAACACCATCAAAAACTCGATGCGGTAAATAGATACGACCCATTCTTGCATAGAGAGCAACCAATGCAGTAAGAACATTTAAATTATAACCAAGACCAAGTCGGATATAGTAACCATGGATTCACTTGCCTCCAAGAAAACTCCGCATGTCAGCAGCTGCCGACAAAAGACATAATGCAGTTGCAACACTCGCTTCAACCCTGTAGCAATGCATCTTCCGAAACAAATGAAAGGACAGCTGAGGCTAAGAAGCAAGAAGTGGCCAGCCATCAAAGTGTTCCATGAGACCGAGTCATTTCGTTGGCAAAATTAATCAAACAGGTTGTGTGCATCTCCAAGTCTCCTGGAAACACAGTAGAGATGCAAAAGGGTATTcctaaaatcaagaaaaaaaagcAGAGTTCTAGACCTGAGCGTAAGGCCATGAAGGCCCCGCCCAAAGACAAGGTTGGAAAGCCTAGCACAAGCCTTGATGACGCTGATGAAAGAGAAGCGGTCGATGAGAATTGGGCGATTCCTAAGTTGGGTGAAAAGGGGCAAGGCCTTGGCAGGGGAGTTGCTGATGGAATATCCCTTAAGCATAGTGTTGAACATGAAAAGATTGGAATTCGGAGCAGAATTGAAAATGGAGGCAGCATAGTGGACATGTGAGATTGAAGCTGTGAGGAGCTTGTTGAGATGGAAAGGAAGGTTGATGAGTGCTGTTTTGAGTATAAAGGCGTGAATTTGAGGAATGTGGGATTGGGTTTTGCACGATGATTCCAAGAAAAGAGCTACCTTGTGATGCAAATGCAATGCTGGAACACCCTCTTTCATTAGCCACAATCAGTAAATGAAGTTACTTACCAAATCGACTCAATAATGAGGGAAGGAGGAGTTGGGGGAATGCGGAAGGAACCAAGATGTTCAGCCGGCAGTTCTAGTGGCCCTTGTTGGTCTTGGTCTCTCTCAAGTCCTCTAGCATAGCacacaattatatttaattagttATGAATTTTTTATTCATTTGAATTTCTTAACTCAGTCAAAAACTTTACTACCTTTAAGTAGATGAGAGACTTTATCATTAGAAAGTAAAAGGTGTTTCTAATGATGCTGACTTGCtgctaaaagtaaaataaaataagaaggatGACTAAGGAAATGGATTTTAGCTCATATGCCTTTTGTGAAACTTGTTAGTTTAAACTTCAAGAATGTGCTGTTGAATtcatgtttattttctttctcctctcttttctaaTTGGAACTCCTATGTGTTATTGTACTTTTGTTGCAattctttatttttcataaaattttgGTTCTGGCACATAACCTTGTCTATGCTATTGTAGCTTGTTGTTTGTCTTGCatttaaaaattaacaagaataattgcTTGCCAAAACAAGATTTGAGACAAATTTCTTTAGTGATGTATAGCTTGCCATATTATTTTTCAATGTTTGGGAGACAATAAAAGATAAACtcaaacttgtcttatttagcattcataaaTAAAGTAACTAAGTTTGGGCTGACTTTTTATCATCTCCCTAGCATTACTGTTTTCATCTACTTATAAGTAGTAAAGTTTATGGATGAATTAAGAAATTCGAATGAatgaaaatttaataaataattaaatttgattgtgTGTTGCGCTAGAAAAGTTGAGAGTGACCAAGACCCAGAAAGGCTACTAGAATTGTAGGCTGAACATCTTGGTTCTTTCGCATTCACCCAACTTCTTCCCTCATTATTGGGTTGATTTGGTGAGCAACTTCATTTATTGATTGTGGCTAATGAAAGAGGGTGTTCCAGCATTGCATTTGCATCACAAGGTAGCTCTTCTCTTGGGATCATCATGCAAAACCCAATCCCACATTTCTCAAATTCACGCCTTTATGCTCAAAACCGCACTCATCAACCTTCCCTTCCCGCTCAGCAAGCTCCTCGCAGCATCAATCTCACACATCCACTACGCTGCCTCCATTTTCAATTCTGCTCCAAACCCCAATCTTTTCATGTTCAACACTATGCTCAGAGGATATTCCATCAGCAACTCCCCTGCCAAGGCCTTGCCCCTTTTCAACCAACTTAGGAACCGCCCAATTCTCATTGACCGCTTCTCTTTCATCACTGTCATCAAGGCTTGTGCTAGGCTTTCCAACCTTGTCTTTGGGCGAGGCCTTCATGGCCTTGCACTCAGGTCTGGAACTCTGCTTTTTCTTGATTTCAGGAATACCCTTTTGCATTTCTACTGCGTTTCCAGGAGACTTGGAGATGCTCACAACCTGTTTGATGAATTTCCCCAACGAAATGACTTGGTCTCATGGAACACTTTGATGGCTGGCCACCTTCTTGCTTCTCAGCCTGAGCTGACCTTTCATTTGTTTCGGAAGATGCGTTGTTGCGGGGTTGAAGCGAGTGTTGCAACTGCATTGAGTCTTTTGTCGGCAGCTGCTGATATGCAGAGTTTTCTTGGAGGCAAGTGTCTTCATGGTTACTATATCCGACTTGGACTTAGTTCTAATTTGAATGTTCTTACTGCATTGATTGATCTCTATGCAAGAATGGGTCGTATCTTTTTGGCACATCGAGTTTTTGATGGTGTTGCTCAGAAGGATGTTATCCTATGGAACTGCTTGATTGGCAAGTATGCAAGAAATGGGCTGCTTGGAGAAGCAGTAAAATTGCTGCAGCAAATGAGTCTTGAAGGTTTTAAACCTAATTCTTCTACTTTAGTTGGGTTGCTTTTGGGTTGCCCTGCTTCCGGATCTATGCAAGTAGTACGATATGTTACTAGTTTTATGGTAGAGGAGAAACTAGAGCTGGATACAGTTCTTGGAACAGCACTTGTTAATGCATATGCCAAATGTGGCTTTCTAGACGAGGCTACAGACATATTTGAGAGGATGAAGGGTAAAGATATGAAAGCATGGACAGCCATGATTTCAGGTCATGGAATTCATGGCCAGCCGACTAATGCTGTTAAGCTTTTCAACAGGATGGATAATGAAGGGTTTAGACCAAATGAGGTTACATTCTTGGCAGTTCTCAGTGCTTGTAGCCATGGAGGGCTTGTAATTGAGGGGATGGAAATTTTTAAGAGCATGGTTTGCAAATATGGCTTTTCACCACAAGTTGAACATTATGGATCTCTCATTGATCTTCTAGGTCGAGCAGGGATGCTACATGAAGCGCACAAACTAATTGAAAGCTTGCCTATTAAGGGCGATGCAACTGCATGGCGTACATTGCTTTCTGCTTGCCGAGTCTATGGTGATGTTAAATTGGGGGAATGTGTGAAAGATGTGCTAAGCAGCATTTATACAGAGCATCCTACAGATTCACTCCTGATTTCTG from Arachis ipaensis cultivar K30076 chromosome B09, Araip1.1, whole genome shotgun sequence includes these protein-coding regions:
- the LOC107617830 gene encoding pentatricopeptide repeat-containing protein At1g26900, mitochondrial — protein: MKEGVPALHLHHKVALLLGSSCKTQSHISQIHAFMLKTALINLPFPLSKLLAASISHIHYAASIFNSAPNPNLFMFNTMLRGYSISNSPAKALPLFNQLRNRPILIDRFSFITVIKACARLSNLVFGRGLHGLALRSGTLLFLDFRNTLLHFYCVSRRLGDAHNLFDEFPQRNDLVSWNTLMAGHLLASQPELTFHLFRKMRCCGVEASVATALSLLSAAADMQSFLGGKCLHGYYIRLGLSSNLNVLTALIDLYARMGRIFLAHRVFDGVAQKDVILWNCLIGKYARNGLLGEAVKLLQQMSLEGFKPNSSTLVGLLLGCPASGSMQVVRYVTSFMVEEKLELDTVLGTALVNAYAKCGFLDEATDIFERMKGKDMKAWTAMISGHGIHGQPTNAVKLFNRMDNEGFRPNEVTFLAVLSACSHGGLVIEGMEIFKSMVCKYGFSPQVEHYGSLIDLLGRAGMLHEAHKLIESLPIKGDATAWRTLLSACRVYGDVKLGECVKDVLSSIYTEHPTDSLLISGIYVAAGRISDLIRLQELKQTNAVTVETDGGNMLKEAGVSIVEIDNQG